From Osmerus eperlanus chromosome 28, fOsmEpe2.1, whole genome shotgun sequence, the proteins below share one genomic window:
- the iqgap2 gene encoding LOW QUALITY PROTEIN: ras GTPase-activating-like protein IQGAP2 (The sequence of the model RefSeq protein was modified relative to this genomic sequence to represent the inferred CDS: inserted 1 base in 1 codon), which translates to MYYEDNANSLKPHYGSIQDDERLSAEEMDERRRQNIAYEYLCHLEEAKRWMEACLEEDLPPTTELEEGLRNGVYLGKLAKFFAPKTVSEKRIYDRDQARYKRTGLHFRHTDNTVQWLRAMESVGLPKIFYPETTDVYDRKNMPKVVYCIHALSLYLYKLGIAPQIQDLLGKVAFTEEEINNMRKELEKYGIQMPTFSKIGGILANELSVDEAALHAAVFAINEAVERGEAEGTMGALRNPNALLRNTMDSLAQDYQDTLSQAKARKEDQASGRRSSVASEERDVYEELLTQQEIQASVDFVNSQAAVRQVNEAVSAGDEASLLAALRLPALALLGVQEAHARWYLEHLSSHRQHKTQDSGGAATMDREEIQRLVSSCNDYAEAERRKLAAVDAINAAIRRGNAEETAEELLNPEARLPVVYQSAANLYQGELFSLQIQGTRQAGLSHAELCVAVEMLSAVAVLNEVLDTKDPQAVTEQLCDSPLGFSNMDQDNLHRYADTLIRLRAEGLAQGQEFLTWNDVQKSIDKVNLQVHEEHERIIAIAEINEALNSGDPLQTLAALLLPTAQLQAVNPPTARHYHDLLLSTKLQLCKSSGDESSVLWLDQIQEAIHTANQNEVDALTLAGAVADINREVARGDSQNTLQALQAPGAGLRGVLSECADAYQGQLAQKQNFNTTSAPGGIESAWVRHVLKDGHGYFYNPESGQGTWDQPEAFQLNSSRLSREDIQSVIGRVTAEYNREQLWLANEALVTQLQARVRGYLARRAHTQRLEYLREQEPQVVRLQASWKGYKQRKVYQDRKQVLQGNVMSVVKIQSLLKMWRAKRKYSQRLRYFREHEKDVVKIQAFLKANQARHDYRTLTGAQDPPLSVVRKFVHLLEQSNLDLLEEQEVIRLREEVVTKIRSNLQMEKDLNMMDIKIGLLVKNRITLQDVVSHSKKMNSKKNKEELVTGDRQGIKGLSKGKRRKLEAYQHLFYLLQTHPLYLAKLIFQMPQNKSTKFMDTVIFTLYNYASNQREEYLLLKLFKTALEEEIKSKVDQIQDIVTGNPTVIKMVVSFNRGARGQNSLRQLLAPTVKEIIEDKALGINTNPVDVYKTWVNQLETATGEASKLPYEVAPDQAMAHPEVRAKLEASHQTLRSATDKVLNSIVSSLDNIPYGMRYIAKVLKNCLHEKFPDASEDELLKIVGNLLYYRFMNPAIVAPDGFDIIDLSAGGQLHSDQRRNLGSVAKTLQHAAANKLFEXENSHMTPMNNYISQTYEKFSELISALVLEHLEAISPDHNDLLHELLQDLGDAPDVEALLGEGAVDPNDPNKESTLSQLAKTEISLTLTSKFELLEGDDKDMKGLMTKTKKLIVDVVRMQPGETLPETLETPATPLQEAEHAQVVERRAAQDAQAPEGLKSSVAGQEDRQLPLEQKKRKVLRNLRSLEQAGLASGANGYQDLINDIAKDIRYQRRYRQRRKAELVKLQQTLSALNSKTAFYQDQTNYYDTYIRTCLDNLNRKNARRSIKLDRKGEEKGSKKWKQQSLKYTAARLHEKGVILEIEGLQTNQFKNVMFDISPSEEVGDFEVKAKFMGVEMEKVQLHFQDLLQLQYEGVSVMKMFDKAKVNVNLLIFLLNKKFYGK; encoded by the exons CCATCCAGGATGACGAGAGGCTCTCGGCCGAGGAGATGGACGAGAGGCGCCGGCAGAACATCGCCTACGAGTACCTGTGTCACCTGGAGGAGGCCAAGCG gtggatGGAGGCGTGTCTGGAGGAGGACCTGCCCCCCaccacagagctggaggaggggctgaGGAACGGGGTCTACCTGGGCAAACTGGCCAAGTTCTTCGCCCCCAAGACGGTCTCCGAGAAGAGGATCTACGACCGAGACCAGGCCCGCTACAAG CGCACAGGCCTCCACTTCAGACACACCGACAACACAGTGCAGTGGCTCAGAGCTATGGAGTCAGTAGGCCTGCCCAAG ATATTTTATCCCGAAACGACTGACGTGTATGATCGCAAAAACATGCCCAAGGTGGTATACTGCATACACGCGCTCAG CTTATATCTGTACAAGCTGGGCATCGCGCCACAGATCCAGGATCTGCTGGGTAAAGTGGCCTTCACAG AGGAGGAGATCAACAACAtgaggaaggagctggagaagtACGGCATCCAGATGCCCACCTTCAGTAAGATCGGGGGCATCCTGGCCAACGAGCTCTCTGTGGACGAGGCTGCCC tGCACGCCGCCGTGTTTGCCATCAACGAGGCGGTGGAGCGCGGCGAGGCCGAGGGGACCATGGGGGCCCTGAGGAACCCCAACGCCCTGCTGAGGAACACCATGGACAGCCTGGCCCAGGACTACCAGGACACCCTCAGCCAGGCCAAGGCCAGAAAGGAGGACCAGGCCtcgggcagg CGCTCGTCCGTGGCGTCGGAGGAGAGGGATGTGTACGAGGAGCTGCTGACCCAGCAGGAGATCCAGGCCAGCGTGGACTTCGTCAACA GCCAGGCAGCGGTGAGGCAGGTGAACGAGGCGGTCTCTGCCGGGGACGAGGCGTCGCTCCTGGCCGCTCTCCGTCTGCCGGCCCTGGCGCTGCTGGGGGTGCAGGAGGCCCATGCCCGCTGGTACCTggagcacctctcctcccaccgcCAGCACAAGACCCAG GACTCTGGAGGAGCCGCGAcgatggacagggaggagatCCAGAGGCTGGTCAGCTCCTGTAACGACTACGCCGAGGCAGAGAGAAGAA AGCTGGCGGCCGTGGACGCCATCAACGCGGCCATTCGCCGCGGCAACGCGGAGGAGACGGCCGAGGAGCTGCTGAACCCCGAGGCGCGGCTGCCCGTCGTGTACCAGAGCGCTGCCAACCTGTACCAGGGCGAGCTCTTCAGCCTGCAGATCCAGGGCACCAgg CAGGCGGGGCTGAGCCACGCGGAGCTGTGCGTCGCCGTGGAGATGCTGTCGGCGGTGGCGGTGCTGAACGAGGTGTTGGACACCAAGGACCCCCAGGCTGTCACCGAGCAGCTGTGTGACTCCCCCTTGGGCTTCAGCAACATGGACCAGGACAACCTGCACAG gtacgCTGACACCCTCATCAGGCTCCGAGCCGAGGGGCTGGCCCAGGGACAGGAGTTCCTCACCTGGAACGACGTCCAGAAGAGCATCGACAAGGTCAACCTCCAGGTGCACGAGGAGCACGAAC GCATCATAGCCATCGCGGAGATCAACGAGGCGCTGAACTCGGGCGACCCTCTCCAGACCCTGGCCGCCCTGCTCCTCCCTACAGCCCAGCTGCAGGCCGTCAACCCCCCCACGGCCAGACACTACCACGACCTGCTGCTGAGCACCAAGCTGCAGCTCTGCAAG AGCTCTGGGGATGAGTCTTCAGTCCTGTGGTTGGACCAGATCCAAGAGGCCATacacacagccaatcaaaatgaaGTGGACGCTCTCACCT TGGCCGGGGCGGTGGCGGACATCAACAGAGAGGTGGCGCGGGGGGACTCCCAGAATACCCTGCAGGCTCTGCAGGCGCCGGGCGCGGGTCTCCGAGGGGTGCTGTCAGAATGTGCCGACGCCTACCAGGGCCAACTGGCCCAGAAACAAAACTTCAATACTACCTCAG CTCCAGGAGGCATTGAGAGCGCGTGGGTGAGACACGTGCTCAAGGACGGCCACGGCTACTTCTACAACCCGGAGAGCGGGCAGGGGACGTGGGACCAGCCGGAGGCCTTCCAGCTCAACAGCAGCCGGCTCAGCAGAGAGGACATCCAG AGCGTGATTGGCCGCGTGACAGCGGAGTACAACAGGGAACAGTTATGGTTGGCCAACGAGGCCCTGGTGACCCAGCTACAGGCCCGGGTTAGAGGTTACCTGGCGAGGAGagcccacacacagagactggagTATCTACGAGAACAGGAACCCCAGGTGGTCAGGCTACAG GCTTCCTGGAAGGGCTATAAACAGAGAAAGGTGTACCAAGACAGAAAACAAGTTCTGCAGGGCAACGTCATGTCAGTGGTGAAG ATCCAGTCCCTGTTGAAGATGTGGAGAGCCAAAAGGAAATATTCCCAGAGACTGCGGTACTTCAGAGAACAC GAGAAGGACGTGGTGAAGATCCAGGCCTTCCTCAAGGCTAACCAAGCCAGGCACGACTACAGGACGCTCA CTGGCGCCCAGGACCCCCCACTCTCCGTGGTGCGCAAGTTCGTCCACCTGCTGGAGCAGAGCAATCTGGacctgctggaggagcaggaagtgatCCGTCTGCGGGAGGAAGTGGTCACCAAGATCCGCTCCAACCTGCAGATGGAGAAAGACCTGAACATGATGGACATCAAGATCGGTCTGCTGGTGAAGAACAGAATCACTCTGCAG gATGTGGTGTCCCACAGTAAGAAAATGAACTCTAAGAAGAATAAGGAGGAGCTGGTtacaggagacaggcagggcatcAAGGGTTTGAGCAAGGGCAAGCGGAGGAAACTAGAGGCCTACCAGCACCTCTTCTACCTGCTGCAG ACCCACCCCTTGTACCTGGCAAAGCTCATCTTCCAGATGCCCCAGAACAAGTCCACCAAGTTCATGGACACGGTGATCTTCACCCTGTACAACTACGCGTCCAACCAGAGGGAGGAGTACCTGCTGCTGAAGCTCTTCAAGACCGCCCTGGAGGAAGAGATCAA GTCCAAGGTGGACCAGATCCAGGACATCGTGACGGGGAACCCCACGGTCATCAAGATGGTGGTGAGCTTCAACCGGGGCGCGCGGGGCCAGAACTCCCTCCGGCAGCTCCTGGCTCCCACGGTGAAGGAGATCATCGAGGACAAGGCCCTGGGCATCAACACCAACCCTGTGGACGTGTACAAGACCTGGGTCAACCAGCTGGAGACGGCTACCGGGGAGGCCAG TAAGCTGCCCTACGAGGTGGCCCCCGATCAGGCCATGGCTCACCCGGAAGTACGCGCCAAGCTGGAGGCCTCCCACCAGACGCTGCGCTCGGCCACGGACAAAGTCCTCAACTCCATCGTGTCGTCCCTGGACAACATCCC TTATGGCATGAGATACATAGCTAAGGTCCTGAAGAACTGCCTCCACGAAAAGTTCCCAGACGCCTCGGAGGACGAGCTGCTGAAG atcgtAGGGAACCTGCTGTACTACCGCTTCATGAACCCGGCCATCGTGGCGCCGGACGGCTTCGACATCATCGACCTGTCGGCGGGAGGCCAGCTCCACTCGGACCAGCGCAGGAACCTGGGCTCCGTGGCCAAGACGCTGCAGCACGCCGCCGCAAACAAGCTCTTCG GGGAGAACTCCCACATGACCCCCATGAACAACTACATCTCCCAGACCTACGAGAAATTCag TGAACTGATTAGTGCA ctggtgttGGAGCACCTAGAGGCCATCTCCCCGGACCACAACGATCTTCTGCATGAGCTGCTGCAGGACCTGGGAGACGCACCAGACGTAGAGGCTTTGCTcg GCGAGGGGGCGGTGGACCCCAACGACCCCAACAAGGAGAGCACCCTGAGCCAGCTGGCCAAGACGGAGATCTCCCTGACCCTCACCAGCAAGTTTGAGCTGCTGGAGGGAGACGACAAGGACATGAAGGGACTGATGACCAA GACCAAGAAGCTGATAGTGGACGTGGTGAGGATGCAGCCAGGAGAAACCCTACCAGAGACCCTGGAGACCCCCGCCACACCCCTTCAG GAAGCGGAGCACGCCCAGGTGGTGGAGCGGCGCGCGGCGCAGGACGCCCAGGCGCCCGAGGGCCTGAAAAGCAGCGTGGCGGGGCAGGAGGACCGCCAGCTACCCCTGGAGCAGAAGAAGCGGAAGGTGCTGAGGAACCTGCGCTCCCTGGAGCAGGCCGGCCTGGCCAGCGGCGCCAACGGCTACCAGGACCTCATCAACGACATCGCCAAG GACATCCGGTATCAGAGACGCTACAGACAGAGGAGGAAGGCGGAGCTCGTCAAGCTCCAGCAGACACTGAGCGCGCTCAACTCCAAGACGGCCTTCTACCAGGACCAGACCAACTACTACGACACCTACATCAGAACCTGCCTAGACAACCTCAACAGGAA